GCTATACTCATCTGTCACCGAAACCGATATCATACATACCAGCAATATATAGAGATTTGTATTTCACGCGTTGTGCTAGCTAATTTGTCATGAGTCATGATTAAAGTAGGCAAAATAATTAACGTCAAAAGCAGTCGGCTTAGGCTCGCTGGAAAGAGTTCAGGTTAGCGTAAATATGCTTAGTTCACCCTACACCGACCTCCAGGCATTTCTGCCAATTGCCAGAGCGCGGTGGTCAAAAATCTAAGTCGAGGCCACGTTTTAATTACGATTCATGCAATCAGCGCTCACATAACGCGGATATGTCAATTTTGCTTAGTTCACAGGAGGATATCGCTATGAGACATGGACAATATCGCTACATTGTTGGCACACTAGCTTTGATAACGACTGCTGTAGGTTTAGTAGCTTGTTCGAAACAGTCAGCTAATCAGCAGATCAGTTACCGTCAAACGGCTGAGGCCACCCTTGATAAGGGGATGGATAATCAACCCGAAGCACCGTACTGGTTTCCAAAACAACTGCTGAAATGGCAGTTGAGCAAGGATAAAGCAGCCAAGTACAACACCGCCTCGGTTCCACTAGCCAAACGGATCGATAAATGGCAACTGCCGACGGTTAACAAGACCCAGGACCCAAAGATGAAGGTCGTCGCGTTATCCATTATGAATAGTTCAACTAGTGGCAACGCGCCTCGCGGGATTAATACGTTCGATGCGAATGTCTTCTCCAACTGGCAGTATATTGACCAACTCGTCTACTGGGGCGGTTCGGCAGGCGAAGGTTTGATTGTGCCACCGACCGCAGATGTCATCGATTCTGCTCATAAAAACGGCGTGCCCGTTCTTGGAACCGTTTTCTTTCCACAAGTGGTTAGTGGCGGGAAGTTAAAGTGGCTCAATGACTTCTTAAAACAAGATGCTGACGGACATTTTCCGATGGCTGATAAACTAGTCGCGGTTGCGAAAGCTTACGGGTTTGACGGCTGGTTCATCAACCAAGAGACCGACCCCGAAGTTAAAAGTTTTGATTCGGCTTCCACCGGAAAGACCGCAACCAGCTCAACTAGTAATGGGCTGAGCAAAAAGCACGCCCAACTAATGCAACAGTTAATCAAAGAATACAAACAAAAGGCCGGCTCCAAGCTAGACCTGATGTGGTATGACTCGATGACGAAGGATGGTAAAATGGATTGGCAAAACGCATTGACCAAAGAAAACCAATCTTATCTAGTCGATGCCAATATGAAACCAGTTGCTGACTCGATGTTTCTTAACTTCTGGTGGACGAAGAAGCGTCTCGCCAGTCAAGAATTACTCAAAAAGTCACACGAACGCGCCGAAAAGCTTGGGATTAGTCCTTACAACCTCTTTGCAGGAATCGATGTTCAAGCTGACGGAACCGCTACCCCTGTTCGTTGGAATCTATTCGCTAATAAACAACATGTGCCATACACGTCGCTAGGATTGTACGCACCGGACTGGACACACGCTTCTTCCGATACGGTTGACGAATTTCAAGCCAAAGAAGGTGCTCTGTGGGTCAATGATCAAAATGATCCGTCCCGTAGCATTCCGTCAACTACTTCAACACATTGGCCGGGTGTTTCAACATACGCGGTTGAATAAAGTGCCATTACGAAACAGCCCTTTGTCACTAATTTCAGCTTAGGCAATGGCTATAACTACTTCATTAAGGGGAAAAATGTTTCGCTACGTGATTGGAACAATCGCTCACTGCAAGCAGTCAATCCGACTTACCGCTGGTTAATCAATAATGGCAATGGTAATGCGTTAAAGGCCAGCTTTGACTACACTGACGCCTACGAAGGTGGCAATGATATCAAGTTAGCCGGCAAAATGCGTAAGGACACCGCTAGCACAATCAAACTCTACACCACGGACCTAGACGTCACTGCCGATACCCAGGTTAGTTTAACCGCTAAGGCATCTGGTAAATCTACAGCTAAACTAGTGGTGACCTTAAAGGACGGCCGCACTAAGACCATCGCGGGTGACCGGACACTCAGCAAGCACTGGACGACCGTTAGCTATGACGTTAGTCAGTTAACAAAAAAAACAATCAAAGGCCTTAGCCTCAAAATCAGTGCCGCCGAGACTGATGCTAGCTACAGCGTTCAATTAGGTCGCCTCGCAATTACCGGCAAGCAGCAGGCCGCGCCGAAAAAGGTCAACCAGGTCACCATTGATAATCGGACCTTCGACGAAGAAGGCAAGTACGCCGGTGTCAACCTGAGTTGGCAAGCCACCACTAAAAATAAGCTGGATCATTACGAAATTTATCAGGTTAACAATGACGGTTCTCGCTCATTTCTGGGGGCCACTAACACGACTAATTTCTATTTAAACGCGTTGAAACGGAATGGGCAGCACAACGAGACCAATCTGATGGTCGTTCCAGTTGATATTTGGAACCAACGTGGCGATGCTTCTGACCAAGTTACCTTAAAATGGCCGGATAATCGTAAACCTAAAGCGGCATTTACGGTTAACCGCACCCTGGCAGCTCCCGGTAACACGATCAAGTTTACAAATGCCTCATCCAAAAACGCAACCAGCTATAAATGGGAATTTGACGGTGCCACAAAGACGACCAGCACCGCCAAAAACCCCACGGTCACTTACCGTAAGGCTGGCACTTATAACGTCACATTAACCGCTAAAAATAAGGATGGCCAACGGCACGTTACAATGAAAAAGCTCATTACGATTACACCGAAAGCTCAAGGCGCTTTAACCTTACTATCCAAGAACGCCAAGACCAGTGCCTCCGGATACACGAATAGTAGTGAAGCACCTAAAATGGCGGTGGATGGGAAACTCGATACTAAATGGTGTGCAACCGGTAAGGCACCGCATACCTTGACGCTGGATTTAGGCCGTCAAACGACTGTGAGTGCGGTTAAATTAGCGCATGCCAAAGCTGGTGGCGAAGGTGCTGATATGAACACCCGCGCTTGGACCATTCAGGTCAGCACTGATGGCAAACGCTACACGGACGTTGCCCGGACCTACAATAACACGCAAGCCACTAGTCTCAATACTTTCGCGGCTACTTCGGCGCGCTACGTCCGGTTAGTCGTCGATAAACCAACCCAAGTTGCTGACACCGCCGTTCGGATTTACGAAATGGACGTGCTAGGATTGACGCAAACACTCAAATAACCCTACCGATGCTATTTGAATAGAACAGCCGAGCCCCTCACTTGGAAATCGATATTTCCAAGTGAGGGACTCTTTTATGTCCAGACACTAAAAAGGCCCGTATCAGCTGATACGGACCGATTTAGAAGTTAGGTTGGAATGAATTGAGCTCATTCTTAGGTTGGAAACTTGATTGTGGCCAGTTACGGTCAGACCACAATCAAGCGTTCATATTTACTTAGTTGTTACGGTGCTAGCGACCTCGATAGCTTGCCCATTAAGTTCGATAGTCAGTGGTTCCCCACTAACCAGTTCAACGGTCGTACCCTGTTGATCGACATCCACTTTAATCAAGCGACCGCGGAAGTTAACGTGGAATTGATAATGGGTCCACGCTTTAGGCACAAACGGTGCAAAGGCTAAGGTATCATCCTTAACTCGCATACCAGCAAAGCCTTGAACGATTGCGAGCCATGAACCGGTCATCGACGTAATATGCAAGCCGTCGACCGTATCATTATTATAATTATCAAGATCAAGACGGGCTGTCCGTTCATACATTTCCACGGCCTTATCCTCATAATGCAAGTCCGCTGCTAGAATGGCATGGACGGCTGGTGAAAGACTAGATTCATGGACGGTCAACGGTTCATAGAAATCAAAGTTACGTTTCTTCTGTTCCGCCGTGAATTTATCCATGAAGTAATAGATTCCTTGCAAGACATCCGCCTGCTTGATATACGGTGACCGTAGAATATGATCCCATGACCAGTGTTGATTGATTGGCCGTTGATCAGCAGGAATACTTGAAACTGGCTTGACGTCCTTATCAAGGAAGCCATCTTGTTGAACGAAGATTCCTAATTTTTCATCATACGGGAAGTACATCCGGTCAACAATATCTTGCCACTTTGCAAGCTCAGCATCCGTGATTTGAAGTGCTGCACGCTTAGCGGCATCCACTTTCTTCAAACTCGCTAACGTGTATTCTAACGTCCAGCGCGCCATAAAGTTCGTATACCAATTGTTATTCACGTTGTTTTCATACTCATTAGGACCAGTGACACCGTGAATCATATACTGTTGTTTCCGTTCTGAGAAGTGGACCCGATCAGCCCAAAAACGTGAAATCCCCGTCAAAACGTCGATTCCTTTAGTCTTCAAGTAGATCTCATCACCGGTATAACGTGTGTAATTGAAGATGGCATACGCAATAGACCCATTTCGATGAATCTCTTCGAACGTAATCTCCCATTCGTTATGGCACTCAATTCCGTTGAAGGTCACCATCGGGTACAAGGCACCAGCCAAGCCCTGCATTTTAGCATTATGGAAAGCTCCAGCAAGCTGATTATACCGGTATTCCAGTAAGTTCTCCGTTACTTCTGGTTTCGCCAATGAAAGGTAGAACGGTACTCCGAACGCTTCGGTATCCCAATACGTCGCACCACCATACTTTTCACCAGTAAAGCCTTTTGGCCCCAGGTTCAGGCGCTTATCTTCGCCATAGTAGGTCGAGAATAACTGGAATAAGTTGAAGCGAATGCCTTGTTGTGCCGCATCGTCACCGTCAATCAACACGTCAGATAACTGCCAGCGTTTAGCCCAACCATCAACATGGGCCTGCCGTAAGTCCTCATATGACTGTGTGCTGACCGTTTCACTTAATTCGGCTAAGCCAGTCCGCATCGCCGCCATATCCGCGTAATCCCGTGAAGTCACCACGAGGACTCGTTTTTCAAAATTCTTGGTTTCATCCGGTGCTAACGTTCCCCGGAAGATATTTGTAACTGCCTTTTCGGTTTCTGGGGCGTTAATACCTCGAAAAGCCGTTTCATGAAGCATCTGCATGCCGAGCGTAAAGCGCGGTGTTCCGAAGTTATTCGGCTTCGTTTCTGCAAACATGCTGCCACCAGTAATCGCATGACTCTTGTCTAGCACTTGCCAGAACTGCTCATCATAGTTCGCATCTTCATTGAAGACGTCCGCATCAATTTGCGAAATAAATCCAATTTGGACCGGTTCCGCACCCAAATTGTGAACACTATAGTGCACATCAAATAACTCTTTTTGTGCAACGCTGACGAACCGATCAATCATGAATTGGACGCGTTTTTCACCCTTGGTAATAATAAATGAACGCCGTAAAATTCCCGTATGCATATCAAGATCCAACGTAAAGTCACTGACTGTGTCCTTCGCCAAATCAACTTGATCACCATCAATCGTGATATTGACTTTGATGAAATTGACCGAATTGATCACCTTACCGAAATAATCGGGATAACCGTTCTTCCACCAGCCGACCCGGGTTTTATCGGGATACCAGACCCCACCGATATAAATCCCTTTGAGGGTATCGTTAGAATAGTGCTCTTCAAACATTCCCCGCATACCCATGTAGCCGTTACCAATACTGGTCATGCTTTCCTGCAATCGCTTATCCGTCGGTACGAGTTCATGACTAATGACGTGCCACGGATCTACTTCAAAAATACGTTTCATTGTTGTTGCTCCTCCGTCGTTCGAAATTACCGAATAACATCTTTAGTTTCAGAATCAAAGAAGTGGGCCTTCGACATTTCAAAAGCAACTTCCACATTCTCACCCGGGTTATGATAATCACGTGCATCCACTTGGGCAGTAAATTTAGATTTGCCAGCTGTACAATATAACATGCTTTCGGCACCTAAGAATTCAGAAACGACGACCTTCGTCTTAACAATTGAATCTGACATCGCTTCAAGCGCAATTTGCTCAGCATGAATGTCCTCTGGTCGGATACCCACAATCATCTTTTTCTGGTCATAGCCTTGAGCCTTTAAAACTTTCAATTGACCTTCCGGGACAGCTACGTCGAGTCCCTCACCATCAGTTACCCGACCATCATGTAAGGTGGCATTGAAGAAGTTCATTGAAGGTGATCCCATGAAGCCAGCCACAAATTGATTAACCGGTTCGTTATACA
This Lactiplantibacillus plantarum DNA region includes the following protein-coding sequences:
- a CDS encoding glycoside hydrolase family 65 protein; protein product: MKRIFEVDPWHVISHELVPTDKRLQESMTSIGNGYMGMRGMFEEHYSNDTLKGIYIGGVWYPDKTRVGWWKNGYPDYFGKVINSVNFIKVNITIDGDQVDLAKDTVSDFTLDLDMHTGILRRSFIITKGEKRVQFMIDRFVSVAQKELFDVHYSVHNLGAEPVQIGFISQIDADVFNEDANYDEQFWQVLDKSHAITGGSMFAETKPNNFGTPRFTLGMQMLHETAFRGINAPETEKAVTNIFRGTLAPDETKNFEKRVLVVTSRDYADMAAMRTGLAELSETVSTQSYEDLRQAHVDGWAKRWQLSDVLIDGDDAAQQGIRFNLFQLFSTYYGEDKRLNLGPKGFTGEKYGGATYWDTEAFGVPFYLSLAKPEVTENLLEYRYNQLAGAFHNAKMQGLAGALYPMVTFNGIECHNEWEITFEEIHRNGSIAYAIFNYTRYTGDEIYLKTKGIDVLTGISRFWADRVHFSERKQQYMIHGVTGPNEYENNVNNNWYTNFMARWTLEYTLASLKKVDAAKRAALQITDAELAKWQDIVDRMYFPYDEKLGIFVQQDGFLDKDVKPVSSIPADQRPINQHWSWDHILRSPYIKQADVLQGIYYFMDKFTAEQKKRNFDFYEPLTVHESSLSPAVHAILAADLHYEDKAVEMYERTARLDLDNYNNDTVDGLHITSMTGSWLAIVQGFAGMRVKDDTLAFAPFVPKAWTHYQFHVNFRGRLIKVDVDQQGTTVELVSGEPLTIELNGQAIEVASTVTTK